The following DNA comes from Notolabrus celidotus isolate fNotCel1 chromosome 12, fNotCel1.pri, whole genome shotgun sequence.
GTGAAACACCCACATCAACCGCTTGATGCAGAATAACTAGGGCACAATAAGGAGAGAAATTAATAAGTTCGGTCTCATATATGACTATGCAGCATTTTGGGCCTACaatgataaaatattaataattcttTAACccactagtaattctggtgccaactagcGAGTTTGATGACTTTCCATCATTTAGTTGTCTGAACATGCACATCCCTAAAGTACATTACAAATTTGTAAACACTAATACATAATAGTTCACTATATAAttagtttaaccctcctgttatgttgcgggtcaaattgatcctttttaaagttcaaaaatgaaataaaaaatgttaaaagtattttttctgtatGAAACGTCTTTTCTTGGCTTCATAGGTGAAATCAACATACAATTAAAATGGTTCATTCAACATTTTAGGcaatgccttccaaaccagataAAAAATTgcctaaaaatctgggcagcatgtgacagaagaggtgtctcgtgttaatttatcaacatcacttcattaaaaaagaaaaaaatcaaaattcaaaataaaataaaactaaatctaTGTCATGGaaaactattgtattcataCCATTCCAGTTGtcttatggatcaagctttggattaccatgacctggatgactgagaaccttcataGACATATTGTATTcctatttaggtctttccaatgtacatttaataaagttttaacattaattaataataaaaacaagtgatatatcctctttgaaccatgatctatgagaattaaagaacaccattgcactcaatcttgatttaaatggttagtaatggagttaataatgagatttaaaaaatgtttattgggattttttgggttctgacacttttggatcattaaatatgtcacgggtcaaattgacccaggaacattattgctgttcctgagaaacaaacataacaggagggttaaaaatgtTATTCTCATACATTTTCTCAAATATATGAATCAACATAATTTCCTACTCTTACACTCTATGTCTGTCAGATCTGTAGCCTAAAAACCCAAGTGATAGCTTAGATGTTTGCctgagaaattaaaaaatatatctatatttgcCTTCAAATGGCAAAATATTGATATTCTAGGTTAAAGTAAATATTAACCAAAACATAAATTAGGCTTTGGACTTGGAGACAGCAGAAGGTCAAGGTCTCATGCTCTTGTAGTGCTTCATTGAGATTCAACAGCCATGCAGCTTACATTGTAAAAAGATTATTCAGTGGATTTTACACCTCATGTCCTGGTTGCTGACAAGAGCCTCTTTTCTGCCTCATACTGTAAATGTAATTCATGTTCACTGTATGCTAACTCACACACAGGCTTCAGTATGTGCTGAGAAATTAACATCCCACTGCCTTCTCTCACATAGTTTATAATTGCAGAGCAAACCTCTCAGTGGAGCGCTGCAGAAATTGAACCATAGCGACCTTCTGCCAGTGATCAAAGCCTACCTCAACCAGCCTTCCGACCAAGACCCAAGAGACGAAAAACgagaaggggaggggaggggagggggtgagtCCACACAAACCATCCTACATCTCAGCACGAGCTACCTGCTTTACATATGAAACACACCTTTCTCCCTTTAATTCCCATGAAATCGCGAAGGAAACGGTTAGAGCAAGTAGGGGACGAGGAGGAAGTGATGTGGAACGGCTAGAGGGGCCATTACACAGAATCCTTCATTACACCCTGGTCACAGCTTTAGAGTATTACCCTTGTGAAAACACACTCTCACCCCTGGGTGGATAAGTCAGAGAGTGTAGATTGTTTCATTTGATTTCTTGTCTTTGTGCCTGGTCCCTAGACGGATATTTAAGGGTTAAACGTATCAACATATGCAGCTTTGGCTCGCTGAAGGACCAACAGACAGGCGGCTTCACGCTGAGATATAAGTGGGTTAAACAGAAATAATTTTGTCTCTTTACATTCCCCTCTTTGATTGGAACTGAGATAGATCTTCACAACACATCTTGGCctttgatcaatcaatcaattaatcaactCGCCTGTTTTTATTTAGGTAGCTCATTTACGACAACAGAGCCTCAATAACTGCTGCAGAGGACTGTGAAGTCATCAAGCctgtgaagaaaaaagaagactgGCTTAAGGCGTATTCTTGCAATGCAGAGCTATTTTAGTTGTTTGGCACAAcatcagagaagaaaaacatcctgactcatCCATCAGATACATGTGGACCCATTAAGTTTCCCCATTCATTAAGAGATGCAGTTTACAGTGAGGGCAGTGTGCAGAAGCACTGACTAATGCAAAAACTCATGGATTATAAAACGCTGAATGCATCAGTATCACAATAAGCAAGAAAAAAACTGTGCCCACATTTAATAGCAAACTTATTAACACAtgtttaccattttattaacaTGATTTTGTAGACAGCATATATTTGGCCAGTCCATCACTTTAGTAGCCTGTGGACAACACAATTCAGCATTCTCTCATAGATACGACCTCCTGATACGATGTCcttttttgggcaaaaactcgtaatcttaatatcttctgaaaagttgcgttagaaaaaaatttttttaaccaggctgtaaacatgtttattaatgctgcaaagatcgtcttttttgaattggtgtctatgtggtttctggtgtttctgcagacagcctcaaacggattctttatgaattgcagtttataacacttccgcatgggcttcatagtttgagactggaggttgccgcttggttacaacTTATTTACCTGTATATAATGTGTATCAGTTTTTTTATAACAGccatatatttgtgtgtgtgtgtgtgtgtgtgtgtataggtgtgtaggtgtgtgtgtgtgtgtgtgtgtgtgtgtgtgtgtgtgtgtgtgtgtgcgtgcgcgtgtgtgcatgtgggttTGTGAATGCggttttattgatatttcagAAGCCTATATGATCACATTTTAATTCACTTTTTAATCATACGTGTTTCCCAGGAAGACAATTTGGGACAGTTTCATGTGAAATATATAagtaatcatatttttttttctttacaagtTAGTCCATCTGTTAACCCCTTCATTTTCTCAAATCCCAACAATGACATGTTTGCTCATTTCttatgaaataaacacaaagagaaacagcaCAAAAAATCTATTAAgactttaattttctttatactttaaatacattttcaacagtgtttgatatttttgcatttggataagttacataataaataaaagcaaacattatATTTTCAAGGCATTTATAGCAGCAGAAGTGGCCTACAGAGTCTGAATCACACAAGTGTTTGTGGTTGATGTCCATCCTGTCCAGATTTAGAACCAGACTAGGTCATTCAAAACCAGTTTAATTTTGAAGAATTAATCCTGAGGTTTAGTCCAAACTGTCTCAGGGGCGTTTCAGGAAACTCTGTACCAGTGTTAGGAAATTAAataagaaacaagaaaacactgGTGTCGGCCCTAAAGCATTGGAAGTCACAGGAGGTAGCATCTTACTCTCCTGCCAATCAGTTGTCTTTTTTACACATGCAGCAGGCCATGTTTAATGGTTGCTATGATTTTCATAGCCATCCACATGTGACTGCATATTTAATAGTCTTTGTGGTGGAAGCTGTACAAGAACTGCATCAACATAAAGCTGTGTGTTGACTGTTTGCCTGCACAGAAATGTCTTTCTAACAAGTTACCCAGATGGtctttcttaaaaaaagaggcaCATTATCAGAACAAGGAAGTGGTTGGCAGCAACACTGAAGAGTTTGCATACatacaaaaaatcacaaaaactcACCTTGACCTCAGATATGCTGGTTTATGTGCccactttaaaaatgatattGCACTCGGCACATAACCTTTATtttggagaaagaggaggaaacaaaaccttatttttttcaaaataaagttatcTCATGGAAGGAATTTCAACttgttattaaattacataaatCTTTCAGAAATGAATGAGCCAACCAGACCTCTGAAAAATGATTGATGagacctgcagcctgttgaGGTTAGAAAATAAGTTCATGTAGATGAGATCATGTATCTAAATTACATTAATCTTGTACAGGAGGTTAATGGCAGCTAACCTCTGTCAGATTTTTTCATTAATGTCATTATGTTAAGTGGGATTTAGTATGGACATAACTCACTGGAACTGTATTATGCAAACAAATAATGTACCCATTTTGCATGACTAGTAAATCATGCAGAACATAAAGGCAATATCACTGTCACCATTAAGAAAATGTGCAGCTTCAGCTGACAAGCTCACCTCTGGTCATGTGACAGGTTCACAGATTACATGTGCTAAATCTACAGTGCATTTTCTCTTAGTAGaaatggtcttttttttttgactgcaAAGACTTTAAAATTTCAAAGGACACATTTGtggaattaatttaaatacatgaacaggtgtgactgtgtggatTTGGGCTATACATTGTGCTAAATCTGGGTTTTCTAGAAGCAGAGTAAGCACCGAGCAGCCGGCCAGACACCGTTGGGGGTTAATCAGGGAACAAAATGACCACCTGTTTTTGCAAAGCAATGAGGAAACTCTCACATGTCTGATTGGGGCATTTGTATGGGGACTATTCTTGGGGTGGTTGCCTGATTGCTCTCTTGGAGAACAGCGACTTGAACAAGGTAATGTGGTTGTTCTAATTATTACACTGGATAACTACACTGGAGTTACTGCCTGCTGGCATTGAGACTACAATGAAATGTCTGGTCTTAAATGTGGACACAGAAATCCACGGCTTCTTTGCTGTCTTTCACACATGTACCTCTCATGGATCAATcgcaacgcacacacacatacgggcAGGCATACTTAATTATAAGCAAACTAATTACTACAAGTGCATGTGGCTTTAACACTCATTAATATACATGGAAGCATTTGGCTGTCGACACATGCAAACAAAGGCAGCCTTGTGTGCACAGTCGCTATCGGACATtcagaagacacacacacttgacacatgtacacacaagcTTACGCACACATACTGCTTGCACATCCTCAtgaccacacacagacacacggtTTGCTTGTAGCTTCTGccagctttctctctctgcatgccGACTGTGTGTCTGGCACCGAGGTTAAGGTCTGGAGCCACACACAAGCTGTGTGCTCTGCCTGGCTTTTACACACTCCAAATGGGCTTTATGAATGGCTAGGACTCAATGACTGAGTCAACACTGGGGGCCACACTCGACCCAATCCGACAACGTTTTTTGGAGATAAGTCAGAAACAACATTCTCCCGGCGCAGCCAGGAAgcatgtttaaattaatgtgcCACcaggttttcttttgtttagcACTGCAAACATTGTGCAGTGAAGTGTGTCAGCCCACAGATGTGTTGCCTGTTTGCCATTTTTGGCTGTTCCCAGTTCTTTTAAACAGCCCTCagtggtgtgtttttgtgtgtgtgtgtgtgtgcatttgtttgtgcTCTCAATGCCCCATCAAAGCCAGCAATGAATCCAGCTCTCGACATTGCGTGGAGCCGGTGACTGACAGCCTTTCAGTACTTCACAGTCTTGTGCCCTCTGTTGGATGCAAACGCTTTGCCCCATTCATGATCAAAAAAATATGTTCATCTACATTACATACAGAGTTACAactacaaatgcacacacacaagtccTCACCACTGCTCGATCATTAGATCCAACACTCTGCTGACATTCAGATCGGAATCCAGACTCAAGTCTGGCTCGACAAACGGAGCTGCCGGTGGAGTAAGAGGACGAAGACCAGATGTCATTGTTTCGAGCCAGTCAGCAGCATCAAACAGTGTTGGAGCTCGTCGTTTTCGGGACTTCCCAATGGACGAAAGAGGGGAAGTACAGATGGGGGGTGGGGGAGGAGCTGGGATCACCTGGTTTGGGTTTATTATAGCTGGGGATGGAGGGAGCTCCAGCAGAAGAGAGGAGCAAAGAGGTGAGGGCAGGAAGCCGTCATCTTTAGTGTGCTGCTGGCAGGTCTGGGACTGATCGgcttgaagaagaggaggaggaggaggaggaggtggagagggtCCGGGGACTGTCTGGGCAGGGGATTTACGATCAGAGACACCATCAGAGCCTGGAAGAGAGGTAGTAAAAGGAATTAGACACTGGAATGATTTTGTGTCGTTTATATGGTGTTCTTAATTATTTATGGGATACACTAACCAACACAAGTAATTTGCTCATCCAGGATGTCGTCTATGGACAGCCGAGGGTCCATCTTGGGAGAAGAGAAAATGTCTGTTAAAGTCCACATTGTGTTCTCGAATGCAGCATCATCAGGTCATGTCCTAACACGCTCAGGAGAACAATGCTTGGAGAAATTAACTTTGTTGAGCCCTCCTTGAATTCTACAGACTCTCACCTGTGCTTTCTGGATGGCCTCCAGCAGTTCCTCCTCCAAGCTGCGAACACCGGGCGAGGTTTGAACAGGGCTTGCTGTAATCTGCACTGGCAGCTCAAAATCCTGGCCAATCACATCACATGGTTGGCAGCAGAACACCTATTTAGAAAGCAGAGGCAAATTAGTTGACAGGTGTTGTGCTCACATGTTCAAGCAGCTTTGGATTACAGGTGATGTAGTGGGACTTTGCAAAGAGATTATATaagatgtgtatgtgtttacCTGTGTATACAACACCTCTGTCTGTGCGTCTGTTTCTTTCTTGCCTCTGGAGCATCCAGGATCCTGTTGCAGGAACGGATGAAGAGATCCTCCACAAGACTGGAGggataaaaagacaaaagacagGATTATTGTTCTGATTTTAGAGATCATACATGAACTTTATCCCAGCAAATAGTCATCGAATAAAAATCCCTGCCGAAGTGTGCTCACCTCATTGCCGGTGTTAGTGGAGCGGTCCCTGGGCCTGCTCCTTAACCTCTCCCTCATCTCCAGCTCCACACtcagctcctgctgctgttgctgctcctTGTCATTCTCAGTTCTCCATGAAGTCCCACACTGCAGGGGCGAAGAGGATGACATGGGCAGACTGGGACTTGGTGTTCCTGAGGCTGTGCTAGCGGGAGCTAGGAAGCCAGCGTTGGTAAGACTACAGCTTTCACCTGCTGTGAAACCGTTCTGCACTGTGTTCAGCATTCCATTTGGAACCCCATTCGGAGTGTCGCTGAGAATCCCATTAGGAATCCCCCTGTCCGGGATGTACATCTGTTGGTTTGGGCTCCTGTTGGGTGAGTCTAGTCCAGAGCTGGAGCTTGAGCTGGGGCTCTGGCTGGGTGATAGCGGGAGGTAGGAGGTGAGGGGCTCCAGGCTGGTACCCAGCTGGCAGAAGGGAGCAGGGGTGGGGCAAGAGTGGGGGAGCTGGAAGGGACGGAGGCGCTGCAGTAGAGTAGGCTTGGTGCCGGAGACAGGGAGGCCACGTTTTCGAAGGTGCTGCCTTAACTCTGACACCTTaggaaagagaggaggtgaGGTGATGCTTAAACTGTGAACATGAACTGTAAATAGAAGTTATCATTCAATTAAATTTCTGCCTTTCATGCTTATCTTACTGTTAGATCAACAAGATTTgcagggagaggttccggtttGGCTTTAGGGTCCGTGTCCATAGGAGTTTGGTTTGTTGTGGCAGGAACAGGTTGGGGATTCAAGGGCATGGCTCCAGAAGACTTCACCAGATCACTGTGATCTACACTGGAGACATGACAGAGGCATTAGCCAACCAGAACTACCCTAAACGTCAGAGAGAATGGGCTCCACTGGGATTAACCATCACTGTTTCAACATCTGTCTGTTTGCATACCTAGGCACTACCATGAGTTGCTGTTGCGGCTGTAGTTGTTGcttctgttgctgttgttgctgttgctgctgctggttcTGTAGGATTTGCAGCTGGAGAatgacctgctgctgcttcaggaGATTGGAATAGGCTGGGTCTAAAGTCGGAGTAGAACTCTTCTGTTTGGTccctagaaaaaaaaatcaggctaaattcaaacattttactACAAACAGTTAACCTGGGCTGCACAAGTACAAGATGTTTATGAGTTATGTGGAATAGCCAGGCGTCATTTTATCTCATTACCTCCCGTCCCAGACCCTCCTCTCTGATTTGGAGGAATGTACTGGTGATATGTAAGCGTCCTCATTTTGGGTTTGGTATCCCGCGGTTTCCGTGGGCGAGGGAGATGGGTAAAGTTGAGGGAGGGGGGCAGGGAGGAGGAACACGGAGGGGTGGGAGGCCGAGCTGTCTgtaaaaaacagcaacatgtatttCTCATGTTACTTGAATCTGTAACCACGGCGAGGTGCTGGTGGGCAATTCCGAGCATATGGAAAGGCACGCACAAAACATCAAGACATTTAACGTTGTTTGACAGTGTTTGCCCCGTGTTTGCCCCGTGTCAAGGTTAAACTCTTACATGAAATTGTACAAATGCCTCACAAATCTCCAGATGACAGCAAGTACTGGTTGGCTGACACACAGCCATGCtgcttgtgtgtgaatgtgttaacCTGCAGGGCAAATACTGGGCTCCCCCAGAAGTGCAAATTGACAGTAATGAATGCAGAACAGCTTAGAGCGGAGCATTGTGTGTGACAAAATAGAGGAGTGACCATCCTGTCAGGTTAATGCTCCTTTATCTTTTATGGCATCTACCTGATGAGAAAAATCTGTCACTACAGCAGTCACATAAACTCATAATCTAAATGTTGTTTGTGAGGATAAAAATCTCACGTTACACTAAGCCgtgaaagattaaaaaaagatccCCATAAATATTGATGAGCCagaaaatgaaagtaaagggAGCACAGTGAGGTTGTATTAGTACCCTGTAACCCCATATTACCTTTGGCAGCAGCGGTGTGGTCTGGGAGGTCACATACATCCCGTTTGGTCTCCCGGTGGTTGCCATGGAGTTTGATTCACTCAGTGTTACACTCAGCGGCTGTCTGATGCCCTCGGTTGCCGGGAGCAACGCCAAACCAGACTGAAGGCAGAATATCAGATTATCAGAGTTGGCAGAGGAGGCTATTTATAAACTCTTCAGTCTGTTAATATTCACTTTAATGTGTTAATCAGAGGTTATTGGTGAGAACGAAGGTATCAGGCTTCCTTGCTGCTGCCAGCACAGTGTGATACATGACTACATCACAGAACCCCAGGGCCTTTCTTTGGTAGTCTATTTAAGTTGCTGCATGATCACCCTGAACATCCACCTGAACATCCACCTGCATGCTCAAGCTAGGGGTTTAAGATGTGTGAGGAAGTGATAAGGCTGGAGCCTAAACACCAAACTATACCTATGTTATGCTTTACCTATGAGTGTTTGACATGTGTGATGTCAAGCTAAAATGCATACAAAaataattctttatttatttaaagttacaCTTTTGGAGTATTTTTGTCTCACAAACATAGCAGACTTAAGTGCAAATTTAAAGACACGCAACATTCCCATTTACTGATTTTGCTCGTATAAATGTATGGGGTgcagtttgtaaagttgtgcacactgaaaataacggcaacatttctccacatttagctccaaaatgtcttTGAAAATATCACAACACGTTTTTAAGTAACGTTGTTaccacatttagagcaatatttgtaacctttttcacatttatttttctcgtcagattatatttaatataataatactgttaaatgctaaatctaaatctaaatgttcaatgttaaatataaatgttaaatgttaaatataaatgctaaatctaaatctaaatgttcaatgttaaatataaatgttaaatataaatctaaatgttcaatgttaaatataaatgttaaatctaaatgttaaatataaatctaaatattaaatataaatctaaatattaaatataaatattgaatatagatcttaatattaaatataaatattaaatacaaatataaatattaaatacaaatataaatgttaaatataaatgttaaatataaatataaatattaaatataaatataaatgttaaatattaaatataaatattaaatgttgctctgcgatatagaaagatttatatttaacatttatatttaacatttaacatttatattgatatttaacatttatatttatatttaacacttaaatttatatttaccatttagatttagatttagcatttagatttaacaatgattttaacttaatattaattttaatgtgaagaatatcacaaatattcctctaaatgtgataaaaaagtgacttttaccAAATTCACGCTAAATGTggaaaaatgttgctgttattttcagtgtgcacaactttacaaacagcgctcCATATAAATGTCACTCACTCGATATATTTCGTTTCTATACTTTCAAaacttttacttcttaactttttactCACGTTTTATCAGTCTCTTTTTAACACAAGTGTTTGTACTTGTATATGTACTTATGCAAAGAAATGCAAAATTATGCCTCCTCTGTCTGACAGAGATGATAAAATATTGGTAGGCTTGTAACAAAAAATGATGCACCTCCTTTGAGGGACTGAG
Coding sequences within:
- the si:dkeyp-69b9.3 gene encoding myocardin isoform X2, which encodes MTLLASERSLLIRNKFRSVLQLRIQNRRQSEINADPGLKSACPALKTEKDQSEALRLTDDGAAQKLPPSGLSTDTTPEKTVCGAQRHKKARQAQDLTDRIQRLPGPAQQPHEKHTLPLENRSASFPLLADVFEDDMSSCSSSSPTKPHGLHQSPAFSSLPGPAGDQLLSDFSAVAPPLNHSPGQAQSGLALLPATEGIRQPLSVTLSESNSMATTGRPNGMYVTSQTTPLLPKTARPPTPPCSSSLPPSLNFTHLPRPRKPRDTKPKMRTLTYHQYIPPNQRGGSGTGGTKQKSSTPTLDPAYSNLLKQQQVILQLQILQNQQQQQQQQQQKQQLQPQQQLMVVPSVDHSDLVKSSGAMPLNPQPVPATTNQTPMDTDPKAKPEPLPANLVDLTVSELRQHLRKRGLPVSGTKPTLLQRLRPFQLPHSCPTPAPFCQLGTSLEPLTSYLPLSPSQSPSSSSSSGLDSPNRSPNQQMYIPDRGIPNGILSDTPNGVPNGMLNTVQNGFTAGESCSLTNAGFLAPASTASGTPSPSLPMSSSSPLQCGTSWRTENDKEQQQQQELSVELEMRERLRSRPRDRSTNTGNESCGGSLHPFLQQDPGCSRGKKETDAQTEVFCCQPCDVIGQDFELPVQITASPVQTSPGVRSLEEELLEAIQKAQMDPRLSIDDILDEQITCVGSDGVSDRKSPAQTVPGPSPPPPPPPPLLQADQSQTCQQHTKDDGFLPSPLCSSLLLELPPSPAIINPNQVIPAPPPPPICTSPLSSIGKSRKRRAPTLFDAADWLETMTSGLRPLTPPAAPFVEPDLSLDSDLNVSRVLDLMIEQW
- the si:dkeyp-69b9.3 gene encoding myocardin isoform X1, coding for MTLLASERSLLIRNKFRSVLQLRIQNRRQSEINADPGLKSACPALKTEKDQSEALRLTDDGAAQKLPPSGLSTDTTPEKTVCGAQRHKKARQAQDLTDRIQRLPGPAQQPHEKHTLPLENRSASFPLLADVFEDDMSSCSSSSPTKPHGLHQSPAFSSLPGPAGDQLLSDFSAVAPPLNHSPGQAQSGLALLPATEGIRQPLSVTLSESNSMATTGRPNGMYVTSQTTPLLPKTARPPTPPCSSSLPPSLNFTHLPRPRKPRDTKPKMRTLTYHQYIPPNQRGGSGTGGTKQKSSTPTLDPAYSNLLKQQQVILQLQILQNQQQQQQQQQQKQQLQPQQQLMVVPSVDHSDLVKSSGAMPLNPQPVPATTNQTPMDTDPKAKPEPLPANLVDLTVSELRQHLRKRGLPVSGTKPTLLQRLRPFQLPHSCPTPAPFCQLGTSLEPLTSYLPLSPSQSPSSSSSSGLDSPNRSPNQQMYIPDRGIPNGILSDTPNGVPNGMLNTVQNGFTAGESCSLTNAGFLAPASTASGTPSPSLPMSSSSPLQCGTSWRTENDKEQQQQQELSVELEMRERLRSRPRDRSTNTGNESCGGSLHPFLQQDPGCSRGKKETDAQTEVLYTQVFCCQPCDVIGQDFELPVQITASPVQTSPGVRSLEEELLEAIQKAQMDPRLSIDDILDEQITCVGSDGVSDRKSPAQTVPGPSPPPPPPPPLLQADQSQTCQQHTKDDGFLPSPLCSSLLLELPPSPAIINPNQVIPAPPPPPICTSPLSSIGKSRKRRAPTLFDAADWLETMTSGLRPLTPPAAPFVEPDLSLDSDLNVSRVLDLMIEQW